A stretch of the Ptychodera flava strain L36383 chromosome 18, AS_Pfla_20210202, whole genome shotgun sequence genome encodes the following:
- the LOC139117726 gene encoding sodium- and chloride-dependent glycine transporter 1-like, with product MCWAVFYLFATFSDLPSLPWVGCNHIWNTENCYDDRDINATLPGNDTNITVASASEEYFSIYVLKESSGIDDTGSLRWHLTLCLLLAWTLGFLALVRGVKSIGKVVYFTAIFPYVVLIILFFRGVTLPGAGEGIKFYMKADWSVLWNARVWKDAAAQIFFSLSAANGGLHVVSSYNKFSNNVYMDAMIIPLLNCGTSIFAGFAIFSTLGFMAHETGKDVSEVAASGVGLAFIAYPEALSRMPGAPFWAFLFFIMLITLGLGSLLVLVETIVTSIRDEFPIVNKWIKGHTWLLPFVICLVLFILGLPHVTEAGLYWLALQDAYAAAISMLILGLTELIVITYIYGYRNLLRNLKEMIGEGTRTFNYILYGITVIPMFIAPFLVLFVLIYYIYDYKPLEVGTYTYPYWAEPILGWLMTFGSIGLIVLYMPYHLIFKEKGSFIVRLKNSLKPRKDWGPLKEENRTMQNTHHGEEIIECVDDVPPSYRLPQVNPSDEVPEVIVHGDGLVVNHREQSTLKGKNAANEDSDPDTETNV from the exons ATGTGCTGGGCCGTGTTTTATCTCTTTGCCACGTTTTCGGATCTACCAAGTCTGCCCTGGGTGGGCTGCAACCACATCTGGAACACTGAGAATTGCTATGATGACCGGGATATTAATGCCACGTTGCCAGGCAACGACACCAACATCACAGTGGCCAGCGCCAGTGAAGAATATTTCAG TATTTATGTGCTGAAAGAGTCAAGCGGCATCGATGATACCGGGTCACTTCGTTGGCATTTGACACTGTGTTTGCTGCTTGCCTGGACCCTTGGTTTCTTGGCTCTCGTACGCGGTGTCAAATCAATCGGCAAG GTTGTATATTTCACCGCCATTTTTCCTTACGTCGTCTTAATCATTCTATTCTTCCGAGGCGTTACACTGCCAGGTGCCGGTGAAGGGATTAAATTCTACATGAAAGCAGACTGGTCTGTTCTGTGGAATGCCAGG GTGTGGAAGGATGCAGCTGCCCAGATCTTTTTCTCATTGAGTGCAGCCAATGGCGGACTTCATGTCGTCTCAAGCTATAACAAATTCTCAAATAATGTCTACAT GGATGCTATGATAATTCCGCTGTTGAATTGCGGTACTAGTATCTTCGCTGGCTTTGCCATATTTTCTACACTTGGTTTCATGGCCCATGAAACTGGCAAGGATGTCTCGGAAGTTGCTGCCTCCG GTGTGGGCTTGGCCTTTATTGCATATCCCGAGGCATTATCCCGGATGCCAGGAGCACCATTTTGGGCATTTCTCTTTTTCATTATGTTAATTACCCTCGGACTTGGTTCTCTG TTGGTTCTGGTGGAAACTATCGTAACTTCCATCCGCGATGAGTTCCCAATCGTCAACAAGTGGATCAAGGGACATACATGGCTTCTCCCTTTTGTAATCTGCCTCGTTCTGTTTATACTGGGACTTCCACACGTTACAGAG GCGGGTCTTTACTGGCTGGCTCTTCAAGATGCTTACGCCGCCGCAATCTCAATGCTCATCCTTGGCCTGACGGAACTAATTGTCATCACCTACATCTATG GTTACAGAAACTTGCTACGAAACTTAAAAGAAATGATCGGAGAGGGAACCCGAACCTTTAACTACATCTTGTATGGGATCACAGTAATCCCAATGTTCATAGCACCGTTTCTTGTCCTG TTCGTTCTGATTTACTACATCTACGACTACAAACCACTGGAGGTAGGAACATACACGTACCCTTACTGGGCTGAGCCCATCCTGGGTTGGTTGATGACGTTTGGATCCATCGGGCTGATTGTCCTCTACATGCCTTATCACTTGATCTTTAAGGAGAAAGGTTCGTTCATTGTG CGCCTGAAAAATTCCCTGAAACCAAGAAAGGACTGGGGCCCACTGAAGGAAGAGAACCGCACGATGCAAAACACACATCATGGCGAGGAAATTATCGAATGCGTCGACGATGTGCCACCATCTTATCGACTGCCGCAAGTTAATCCGTCTGATGAGGTACCCGAGGTCATAGTGCACGGCGATGGACTGGTAGTAAACCATCGTGAGCAGTCGACACTCAAAGGCAAAAATGCTGCTAATGAGGATTCCGACCCAGACACAGAGACAAATGTGTGa